CGCCCCGGCGATGGCGTGATCCACAGCTGGCTGAACCGCCTGCTGCTGCCCGACACGGTGGGCACCGGCGGTGACTCGCACACGCGCTTCCCGATCGGCATTTCCTTCCCCGCAGGCTCCGGCCTGGTGGCCTTCGGCGCCGCCACGGGCGTGATGCCGCTGGACATGCCCGAAAGCGTGCTGGTGCGCTTCAAGGGCGAGCTGCAGCCCGGCGTCACCCTGCGCGATCTGGTGCACGCCATTCCGCTGTACGCCATCAAGGCCGGCCTGCTCACGGTGGCCAAGGCCGGCAAGAAGAACATCTTCTCTGGCCGCATCCTTGAGATCGAAGGCCTGCCGGATCTGAAAGTGGAACAGGCGTTTGAGCTGTCCGACGCCTCGGCAGAGCGCTCGGCCGCTGGCTGCACGATCAAGCTCAATCCTGAGCCGATCAAGGAGTACCTGCAGTCCAACATTGTGTTGATGAAGAACATGATCGCCGACGGCTATGAGGACGAGAAAACGCTGCGCCGCCGCATCGACAAGGTCGAAGCCTGGTTGGCCAAGCCCGACCTGCTCGAAGCCGACAAGGACGCCGAATACGCCGCCGTGATCGAGATCGATCTGGCCGACATCCAAGAGCCCATCGTGTGCTGCCCCAACGACCCGGATGACGCCAAGTTCCTCTCGCAAGTGGCGGGCACCCCGATCGACGAAGCTTTCATCGGCTCGTGCATGACCAACATCGGGCACTTCCGCGCAGCGGCCAAGCTGCTGGGCGGCCAGCGCGACATTCCGGTCAAGCTTTGGGTGGCACCGCCCACCAAGATGGACCAGAACGAGCTGATCAAGGAAGGCCACTACGCCGCCTTCGGCACGGCCGGCGCACGCACCGAAATGCCGGGCTGCTCGCTGTGCATGGGCAACCAAGCGCAGGTGCGTGAGGGCGCCACGGTCATCTCGACGTCCACCCGCAACTTCCCCAACCGCCTGGGCAAGAACACCAACGTGTTCCTTGGCTCGGCCGAGTTGGCCGCCATCGCCTCGCGCCTGGGCAAGCTGCCCACCAAGGCCGAGTACCTGAAGGAAATGGGCGTGATCGACGCCGACAAGGCCAGCGTGTACCGCTACATGAACTTCGACCAGATCGACGAATACGCCGAAGTCGCCAAGACCGTGGCCGCCTGATCGCGGTTTCGTCCCGCTGTGTGATCTGGCTTTCTTGGGCCGATCACCAAGCCCGTCGACAGTTGTATGTCGGCGGGCTTTTTTTATGCCTAGAGCGCTGAGGCCATCTCCGTTTCTTGCGACGTCGGGTTCGTTGGGGCGGCAGTACATTTGCTGACCCAGCTTTCAGACGCGCCATGGTCGTGTGCGACCATCAAGCGCGGCATGAGTGCTCAAATTCGGTTCTGGCGCTTGCCAGAAGGGCGCTGGGTGCTACGAATCTGATAGCTTTGAGAGCTCTGGGGCCGGCATGCCTGTCGGACATTCGACCAGTTCGCCCTTGTCCGCCAGGCGACGGCGCCTGCACCTTTCGTCACGCACGTCGAATATCCTGTGCGCATGGTCGGACAGTCACCCAACCCGTCGCGCCTGTTTGTCGTGGGCAGCTTTGTGGAAGCCCATTGCTGGACGGTGGCGACGCGCCCACGCCCGGACGAAAGCCAGCTGGCGCACGGGTACGTGCGCGAGTGTGCCGGCAAGGGCCTGGCGGTGGCCGTGGGCGCGCACCGGCTGGGGGCAGCGGTGGACCTGCTGGTTGCGGCGGGCGCCGACGCGGCGGGCGATGGCTTGGTGGCCTTGCTGAAGCGCGAAGGGCTCAGCACAGCCCTCGTGCAGCGCTTAGGCGCAGTCTCTGGGCACGGGTGCGGGCTGATCGCCGCCGAGGGGGAAAGCACGGTGACGGTGTTTCAGGGCGCCAACGCCCTGCTGGGTGAGGCCGAGTTGCACGAAGCGGCTCCGCATCTGCGGCGGGCGGCGGTGGTCTATGCGCAGCTGGAGTCGCCGTTGGCCCTGGTGCGCTCGGCGCTTGAAATGGGGGGCAAGGCGGGCGCCGTGACCGTCCTGAACGCCTCCCCTTGGCCATCAGCGCAAGAGGGCGCTGCGGGCGAAGAAGACCTCGCGAACTGGGCGGCAACGCTGGCTGCTGCACGCATTCTGGTGGTGAACCGGGCAGAGGCCGCGCGCTGGCTGAGCGAGCTAGGCGTGGTCGATAGGCGCCTGGACGCACTGGCGCCGTCGACGCTGGCGGCGATTTGGCGCGCCTGGCCCGCCGGGGGATGGTTGGTCGTTACCCTGGGCGGGCACGGCTGCGTGGCGTACGGCCGCGACGGCGCTCGGTACCGAGAGCACGCGCATGCCGTGGCGCACCCGCACCCCATTGGGGCGGGCGACGGGTTCAGCGCCGGGCTGTGCCGTGCGCTGGCAGCGGATGGTGCCATGAGCGAGGCACTGCGCCTGGCCAATGCCTGCGGTGCGCTGGCGGCGGGACGGGCCGGAATCATCTCGGGGCTGCCGCGTTGGGCAGAGGTGCAACGGCTGCTGGTGGCGGATGCGCCGCCTGGCGATGGCGGCTCAGCCGACGCTGGCCTGGAGTAACGCCAGCGGGCACTGGCCCAGGTTCCGCGAGGAGGGGTCTACATGGCCGACACCATTCAGGTGCACGTTCATCAAAAATGATAGCTGCCAGCGCAGGCTGCACCTGCGCTGGCGGCAGAAATGGCTTGAAACTCAGCCCCCCTACAACTCGGTGGAGCGCCGAGCCGCTGGCGGCCAACGGCTGGGGCTCAGCCCGCCAGCCGCACGCGGTACGCGTAGGCGTCGCCGCGGAACGTGCCTTCGACGTACTCGACCATGC
This genomic interval from Ottowia oryzae contains the following:
- a CDS encoding PfkB family carbohydrate kinase, producing the protein MVGQSPNPSRLFVVGSFVEAHCWTVATRPRPDESQLAHGYVRECAGKGLAVAVGAHRLGAAVDLLVAAGADAAGDGLVALLKREGLSTALVQRLGAVSGHGCGLIAAEGESTVTVFQGANALLGEAELHEAAPHLRRAAVVYAQLESPLALVRSALEMGGKAGAVTVLNASPWPSAQEGAAGEEDLANWAATLAAARILVVNRAEAARWLSELGVVDRRLDALAPSTLAAIWRAWPAGGWLVVTLGGHGCVAYGRDGARYREHAHAVAHPHPIGAGDGFSAGLCRALAADGAMSEALRLANACGALAAGRAGIISGLPRWAEVQRLLVADAPPGDGGSADAGLE